Genomic segment of Verrucomicrobium sp.:
CCGCCCGGGGAAGCGGTAGCGGGTGAGCGCCCAGGCGGCGGCGATGCCGAAGGCGGTGTTCAGCGGCACGGCGATGGCGGCCGTCAGCAGCGTGAGGCCGATCGCCGCTCGGCAATCGGGATCGCGCAGGGCGGCCCAGGCCACGCCCGGCCCCTGCGCGAAGGCCTCCGCGAAGACCTCCCCCAGCGGGACGACCAGGAAGAGGAGGAGGAAGGCCGCCGTGACCGCCAGGAGCAGGGCGCGGACCGGCGGCGCGTCGGCCGTCGCCCGGCGGGCGCGGGGCGCGGCGGCGGGCAGCGCGACGAGGCCGCTCACGCCCGCCTCCGCTGCAGAAAATGGACCCCGGTCAAAATCGCCGCCGAGAAAAAGAGCATGAGGAGGCCCAAGACCGCCGCCCCGGAATAATCGTACTGCTCCAGCTTGCCCACGATGAGCAGGGGCAGGATCTCCGTGCGGAACGGGAGATTGGCCGAGATGAAGACGATGGAGCCGTATTCCCCCAGCGCGCGGCCGAAGGCCAGCGTCATGCCGGTGAGGAGGGCGGGCCGCAGCGCGGGGAAGACGACGCGGCGGAAGGTCTGCCCGCGGTCCGCGCCCAGGCAGGCCGCGGCCTCCTCCACGTCCTCCGGCAGGGCGGCGATGACCGGCTGGAGCGCGCGGACGACGAAGGGCAGGCCCACGAAGACGAGGGCCAGCGCCACCCCCAGCGGCGTGAAGGCGACGTGGACGCCGAGCCGCGCCAGCGGCGCGCCCAAAGGGCCGTGCGGCGCGTAGAGGGTCGTCAACGCGATGCCCGCCACCGCCGTCGGCAGGGCGAAGGGGAGGTCGACGAGGGCGTCGGCCAGCCGGCGGCCGGGAAAATCGTAGCGCGCCAGCGTCCAGGCGGTGACGAAGCCGAAAAGCCCGTTGCAAAGCGCGGCGGCCAGGGAAGCCCCCAGGCTCAGGCCGCACGCGTGGAGCACCCGCGCGTCCGCCACGGTGTGCCAGGCGTGGCGGAAGGTGGTGCCCGCCCCTTCCGCCAGGAGCGCGGCGAACGGCAGGAGGACGATGCAGCTCAAGTAAAAGACCGAGTAGCCCAGGCTCAGCCCGAAGCCGGGCAACAGGCGGCGGGCGGAGGTCACGCGGAGACGGCCCCCAGTCCGGCGAAGTGGGCGGCCAAGGCCGCCTCGTCCAGCCCGCGCCCCAGCAGGACCAGGCCGCAGGGGAGTTCCGCCAGCTCGGCGGGCGCGGACCAGGCAACCGCGTCGGTCTGGTCGCCCGCCTTTTGAAAGACGCAGGGGGAATCGGGCGCGTCGTCGAAGCGGACCAGGCCCTTGGCCCGGTAGATTTCCCCCGGCGCCTCGCGCAGCGCCCGCTCCAGGACGGGGCGCGGCACGGGCCGCTCCAGGGAAAGGAAGACGGTGGAGGTCTTCTCCGGATGGGGCGCGGCGCCGGAGGTCGCGCGGTGGCGCGGCACGGCGCTGCGCCGCGCGCCCAGCACCAGCTCAGGATCGACCCGCCCGCGCGTCACGTCGGCCCGGACGGCGCGCGGATTGTGGCGGGCGAGGTCCTCCGCGATCTTCTCCAGGGAGGCGGGCTTGGCCTGGTCGGCCTTGTTGACGACGACCAGGTCGGCCCAGCGGAGCTGCTCCCGCGCCAGGGAGCGGTTGAGCCACCAGCCGGGATAGTTGGACCCGTCGACGACGTGGATGACCTGCGCCAGCTCCATCCGGTTCCAGAGCGGCGCCTCGGTGAGGCGGTCCAGCAGGTCGTCGGTCTCCGCCACGCCGGAGGCCTCGATCCAGACGTGCTTCACGGAAGGATCGGCGGCCAGCCGCTCCAGATTCCGGCCCAATTCGGGATAGCTGGCGCAGCAGAGACATCCGGCAGTCAGCGCCGTCAGGCGGGATACCTTCGCCGCCAGGAGCGCGGCGTCGACGTTGACCTTGCCGAAGTCGTTCACCAGCACGACGGTTTCCTGCCGGGGAAATTCCGGCTGGGAGAGGACATGCTGCATGAGGGAGGTCTTTCCGCTGCCGAGGAAGCCGGTGAGGAGAGTCAGGGAAAGGCGGCGCATCGGGTTCATTTCCGGCGGCGGTCCAGGGCGTCGTAGGCCAAGAGCAGCGTGGCCAGGCTCAAGGGCGTGGTCACCAAGGTGCCGACAAAGAAACAGGCTATCCCCAAAGAATTGAGAGCAACGAGCGCCAGGAGGAGGGCCAGAAAGCGCCGCCGCTCCCCCTGCGTCAACGCGGCGCTCCGCTTCAGCGCGGCGACGGGTGCCAAGCCCCGGTCTACCGACGCGAAAAAGGCCAGGCCGAAGCGGGGCAGCCAAAACACCCCCGGCACCAGCGCCAAGAGGAGGCCGCCGCCCACGACGAGGGCGGTCAACGCCGTCGCGGCCAACCCATGCGGCACGAAACGCAGCCCCCTCACAAAGTCTCCCCAGGAGGGGTCTTCCCCCCGGACCGCGCGCAAACCCCCGCGCACCCATCCGACAAGGATGCAAAGCCCGGCCAGAAGGCCCAATAGAAAAAACGGCAGAACCGCCTTCGCCGCCCAAGCCCAGCCGGGCCACTGATGATGGCTGCGGGTGTAGCGGAGAAGAACCTCAATCCCCGCGGAAAAGAAAACGGTCTGCGCCAGAAGATAGAGAACAACCCCGAAAAAGAAAAAAAGGGGCCGCTTCCACAGGAGCCCCCATCCCTGACGCAAAAGGCCCGGAATGGAAAACGCGGGCGGCTTGGGCTTAGGCCTCGATTTGAGCTTCGGCATCATGACCCAGGATAGCTTGGCTTAGCCCAGCCCCGCTTGCAACGCGGCGATCTCCGCCAGCGCCTCTTCCCGCACGGCGGGGGAAACGAGCGCCGCCTCCCAGCCGTGGCGGGCGAGCTGGAGCAGCTCCGTCCGCGTGAGGCCCGCCTCCCGCGCCAGGGCGGCGTATTCGTTCTCCAGCGTGGTGCCGAAAAAGAAGGGATCGTCGGTGCTCACCGTGCAGCGGACGCCCGCGCGGTGGAGGGCGGCAATCGGATGCGCCCCCAGGGAGGGCACGGCGCGCAGCCGCCAGTTGCTCACGGGGCAAATATCGAGCGTCACGCCCCGCTCCCGCAGGAGGGCGCAAAGCGCCGGATCGGCCGCGGCGGCCAGGCCGTGCTCCACCCGCGTGACGCCCAGCGCCTCGACGGCATGGCGGACGGCGGCCGCGTCGCCGAATTCCCCGGCGTGGGCCTTGGTGAACTTCCCCGCCTGCCGCGCGCGCCGCCAGACGTCGGCGGTCCAGGGCTCAAAGGGAACGGCCTCCGGCCCGTAGACGTCGAAGCCGTCGACCTCCTTCCAGCCGAGCGCGGCTTCAATCACCGCCGCGTGGGTGGCATACAGCCCGCGCGTCATCCCGGCGAAGAGGCGCAGCTCCACCTGCGGCGTCGCCGCGGCGGCGGCGCGGAGAGCGGCCAGGACGGCCTCTCCTCCGGCGGCGTGGACGGCGGGCAGATGGACGCTGGCCTCCACGTAGCGGACGTTCTGCGCGGCCAGCGCCGGCAGGAGAAGGGCGGCGGCCCGGCCATAGGCCTCCGCCGAGCGGAACCAGGCGGCGGCGTGCTCCCGCATCACCCCGTCAAAGTGGGGGAAATCGTCATAACGGAAGCCCGGCTCCCAAAAAGCGGGCGGCGCGGCGAAGCGGGAAGGATCGAGCTCCCGTAGGAGCGCGTGGGGAAGCGCCCCTTCCAGGTGAAGGTGCGTCTCCGTCTTGGGAATGGCCCGGATAAAGGCGGCGAGCGCCGGATCGGCGGCAAGGTGGGGACTGGGAAAAAGGGAAGGCGCCATCGGCGCTTCAGCATCCCCGCAAAACAGCGGCGGCGCGAGGCGCTTTTTAGGCGAGGGCGCGGCCTTCCGGAGAGGCGGAGCGGCCGTCGGCGACAAGGACGCGGGAGGCTTCCTTCATCTGCGCCTTTTCCAGGCGGTGGGCCTTGGTCCGACGGTCGAGGTGGGCATCGGCGGCCTGAAGGGCGGTGGCGGCGGCGGGGCGGATCATTTCGCCGACAACTTCCAAATCGGCCGCTTCCAGGGCCACCCGCGCCCCGACAACGGCGGCGCGCTGAATGCCCAGGCGGACTTCCCCGCGGGCGAGGTGGTTGACGGTCTGCAAGGATCCCTTGCCGATGTTCCACAGGGTTGCCACGTCCCCCGCCACGGGGACCTTTTCCAGAAGCGCCTTCATCTTGGCCATAATGCTTCCTGAAGCATCGGCCATGCCGGGGAGGCCGCTTTAAGCCTCTTTTTCGTCGTCGGGGGGGATATCCCCGGCGATCTGCGCGTAGAGGTTGAGCTTGTTGCGCAGGGTGCGGACGTTGATGCCCAGGAGCTTGGCCGCCTCGTTCCGGTTGCCCTGGGTCTTTTTCAAGGCGTTGTGGATGAGGCGTTTTTCCATCTCCTCCACGGTCAGGATTTCCTCCGGCGGGGCGCTGAAGAACGACGGCCCGGCAGCAGGCGTGGGACCGGAACCGCCCAGGCGGGCGGCGGAAGCGGGCCGGGAGACGAAGTCGTGGAATTCCAGGGCGCGGTTTTCCTCCGCCAGGATGACGGCGCGCTCGGCGTAGTTTTGCAGCTCGCGGACGTTGCCGGGCCAGTCGTAGTTGGCCAGCTGCTGCATGGCCTCCGGGCTGACGATGGGGACGGGCTTATTGTATTTCTTGGCCAGGCGTTCCAGGAAGCTCTTGAGGAGGAACTCGACCTCCCCGCGCCGCTCGCGCAGGGCGGGAAGCTTCACGGGGACGACGTTGAGGCGGAAGTAAAGGTCCTGGCGGAATTGCCCCGCCTCGATGCTCCGATGGATGTCCCGGTTGGTGGTGGCCAGGATGCGGACGTCGACGCGGATGGTCCGGTTGCCGCCGACCCGCTCGAACTCCTTTTCCTGGAGGACGCGGAGGAGCTTGGCCTGGAGGCCCATGGAGATTTCCGTCACCTCGTCCAGGAGGAGGGTGCCGCCGTTGGCCAGCTCGAAGCGGCCTTCCCGGCGGTTGCTGGCGCCGGTGAAGGCGCCCTTTTCGTGGCCGAAGAACTCGCTCTCCAGGAGGTTCTCCGGCACGGCAGCGCAGTTCACCTTGATGTAGGGGGCCTTGGCCCGGAGGCTGTTCTGGTGGATCGAGCGGGCGACGAGTTCCTTGCCCGTGCCGCTCTCCCCCTCGATGAGGACGGTGGCGTTGGTGGGGCCGACGCGCTTGAGGAGCTTCTGCACCTCCTCCATCTCCGGGCTGGAGTAGAGCAGCTCGCTGACGCCGACCTCGTTGGCCAGCTGTTCCTTGAGGTAGTCGTTCTCCTCCCGGAGCTTGCGCTGCTCCATGAGCTGGCTTAAGGCCATGTCGAACTGAGCCAGGGTGAAGGGCTTCAGGAGGTAGTTGGCGGCGCCGAGCTTCATGGCGTCGACCGCCGACTCGATGCTGCCGAAGCTGGTGACGATGATGCACTCGACCGGGCCCATCTTTTTGACGGCCTGCATGACTTCCAGGCCGTTGCCGTCGGGCAACAGGAGGTCGACGATCATCAGGTCGGCCGGTTCCTTCTGCTGGGCCTCCAGGGCCTGCTGGCAGTTTACGACTCCCAGGACGGGAATATTTTGCTTCTGCAGGTGGCCGACGATCAGCCGCCGGATCAGAGGATCGTCGTCGACGACGATTACGCGCTCGAACTGCATCGGCTCCCTTTATAGCTCAAGGGGAAGAATTGTCCCGGAAAAAAGTGCCGCCCGGGAGAGGCGCACGGCGGAGGCGGAATTTTCCACCCTCACTCGCCGGCCGAAGCCGGAATTTTTGCCCTAATTGGAGGCTGTTTTCGCCGCCGGAGCGGCAGGCGTGACCGGAACGATCACGGCGGTGACCGGCACGGCGCTGTCTTTGTCCCGCATCGCTTCCATTTTTGCCACCAGACCGGCCAAACGTTCCCGGAAGCCGCGCAGCCAGTCGTTCCAGCTGTCGGCCGCCTCGGCGCTCGGCTGGGGCTGGTCGGCGTTGGGATCGTTCGTCTGGCGGGCCAGGAGGGAGAGGTAGAAGTCGAGCATCCGGGCCCAGCCGGGATTGTTCTGGCTCTTGTAAATGGTCTCCAAGAGAGGGATCTGGTCCTTCAAGTGCCCCTTATACTCGGAGAGGAGCTGGTCGGCGCAGCGCCGTTGCCAATAAAGCTGGTTGTCCTTGTCCAGGGTGTCGACCAGCCAGATGAAGGACTGAAGAGCCTCCTTTTGCTTCTGAGGCTGATTGGTCATGCCGTAGAGGGAGACCAAGCGGAGCCACGCTTCCGTGGCGAAGGGGTGGAAGGGAGCCAGGGCCAACGCCGACTCGTAGCGGGCGATCGCCTCCTTCGGCTGGCGAAGCTGGAAGGAGATGTCCCCCTGGCGGTAGGAGGCGGTGGCGACCAGCTTTTCCAGGGAGGGATTCTGTTTTTTGAACCGCTCGTAAAGCTCGTCCGCGCGCTGCCAGTTGGAGGCCAGGTATTCGGTCTCCGCCAGTTCCCACGTGGCGGCCTGGGAGATGCGGACGGAGATGGAGAAATCGTCCAGGGTCAGGCTGGAAGCCCGGTTGATGGCGAAGGTGAGGGTCTTGTAGAAAGCGTCGCGCGCCCGGTCGTACGCCCCCAGCTGCTTGTAGGTTTCCCCCAGCTGGAAGGCGGCCGGAGCGGCGTCAATCTGGTCGCTGAACTCGGTCAGATACCTCTGGTACCAGACGACGGCGTCGGTCAGCTGGTCGGTCTGCTGGGCGATGCGGGCGCGCCAGAAAATGGCCTCCGCCAGGACGGGCCGCTCCACCCCCGGGCGGGTGATGAGCTTGTCCAGGACGGCCTTGGCCAGGTCGTAATCGCTCCGGTCGTAGAGCTTGTGAGCCTGGACGAGCAGCTCATTCGGCGTGACGCTTTGGCCGGCGCTGGGCGCGTCGGCCCGCGCGGGAAGGCCGGCGGCGGCCAATACGAAAAGGACGAGGGAAAGACGCCGCAAAGTCATGGCGCGCCTCTCCTACTTCTTGATGGTGTAGATGACCGAGCCCCCTCCGGGCGGCTGCTCCTGGTTCCAGAGATAGGGATACTGAATGTTCAGCATCGTGTTGTCCTGGGCGGCGGCGGGGGAAGAGCCGTTCTGATAGCTGTTCCGCTCCGCCTGCGCGGCGGCGGCCGCGGCGGCGGGATTCTGCTGCACCCAGTTCATGAAGGGAGAAGTGGCCGCTCCGGGCGGGGGGGTGGCGGTGGTGATGGTCGTATCGCTATTGTTCCCAGGCGGATTGGGGGAGGACTGGCCGTTGACGCTCGTCTGCCCGCCGGAGGCGGCGGGAAGGCCGGTGGTGGTGTCCGGACCGTTCTTCGGGCCCACGGCGGGCGGAAGGGGGGAAACGATGGAGGTGGGCAGGGGCTTAGGCGGCCCCATGGGATGCAGGGAATCCGGAAGGGGCGGGAGGGTCACCTCCGCCATTAAAGGGTTCTGCGCGAAGTACCTGCCACGATTGTAAGGGATGTCGGAGGCCCCGGGAGAACTCGACAGGAGAGCGCCTGCCAGCAATATGGCCACCGTCCCCCCCATCCGCCAACGAGACAAACATCCTGTCCGACCTTTCATAGGAGCACGGTTCCTCCGCGCTAGGTACGTTATCGGCAATAATGGGAAAGAGCTTTAGTACTCTTTCCTTAGGTTATAACAGATTCCGACTAGAATTCGGCCAAAGCCGATTCCCGGTCGGAAAACACCTCCATGTCCTTGGTCTCCTCGAAGGAGCGGGCCTGGGTGGTGAAATCGCTGGAGCCGACGATGCGGAAGCGGATGGAAAGGCCGCGGCACGACTGGACGGCGTGCAGCAGCAGCTTGATGAGGCCCATCTCGATCCGCTGGATCTCGCTCACGTCCAGGAGCAGGCGGTTGATG
This window contains:
- a CDS encoding GTP-binding protein; translated protein: MNPMRRLSLTLLTGFLGSGKTSLMQHVLSQPEFPRQETVVLVNDFGKVNVDAALLAAKVSRLTALTAGCLCCASYPELGRNLERLAADPSVKHVWIEASGVAETDDLLDRLTEAPLWNRMELAQVIHVVDGSNYPGWWLNRSLAREQLRWADLVVVNKADQAKPASLEKIAEDLARHNPRAVRADVTRGRVDPELVLGARRSAVPRHRATSGAAPHPEKTSTVFLSLERPVPRPVLERALREAPGEIYRAKGLVRFDDAPDSPCVFQKAGDQTDAVAWSAPAELAELPCGLVLLGRGLDEAALAAHFAGLGAVSA
- a CDS encoding sigma-54 dependent transcriptional regulator, which gives rise to MQFERVIVVDDDPLIRRLIVGHLQKQNIPVLGVVNCQQALEAQQKEPADLMIVDLLLPDGNGLEVMQAVKKMGPVECIIVTSFGSIESAVDAMKLGAANYLLKPFTLAQFDMALSQLMEQRKLREENDYLKEQLANEVGVSELLYSSPEMEEVQKLLKRVGPTNATVLIEGESGTGKELVARSIHQNSLRAKAPYIKVNCAAVPENLLESEFFGHEKGAFTGASNRREGRFELANGGTLLLDEVTEISMGLQAKLLRVLQEKEFERVGGNRTIRVDVRILATTNRDIHRSIEAGQFRQDLYFRLNVVPVKLPALRERRGEVEFLLKSFLERLAKKYNKPVPIVSPEAMQQLANYDWPGNVRELQNYAERAVILAEENRALEFHDFVSRPASAARLGGSGPTPAAGPSFFSAPPEEILTVEEMEKRLIHNALKKTQGNRNEAAKLLGINVRTLRNKLNLYAQIAGDIPPDDEKEA
- the cysT gene encoding sulfate ABC transporter permease subunit CysT, giving the protein MTSARRLLPGFGLSLGYSVFYLSCIVLLPFAALLAEGAGTTFRHAWHTVADARVLHACGLSLGASLAAALCNGLFGFVTAWTLARYDFPGRRLADALVDLPFALPTAVAGIALTTLYAPHGPLGAPLARLGVHVAFTPLGVALALVFVGLPFVVRALQPVIAALPEDVEEAAACLGADRGQTFRRVVFPALRPALLTGMTLAFGRALGEYGSIVFISANLPFRTEILPLLIVGKLEQYDYSGAAVLGLLMLFFSAAILTGVHFLQRRRA
- a CDS encoding tetratricopeptide repeat protein, whose amino-acid sequence is MTLRRLSLVLFVLAAAGLPARADAPSAGQSVTPNELLVQAHKLYDRSDYDLAKAVLDKLITRPGVERPVLAEAIFWRARIAQQTDQLTDAVVWYQRYLTEFSDQIDAAPAAFQLGETYKQLGAYDRARDAFYKTLTFAINRASSLTLDDFSISVRISQAATWELAETEYLASNWQRADELYERFKKQNPSLEKLVATASYRQGDISFQLRQPKEAIARYESALALAPFHPFATEAWLRLVSLYGMTNQPQKQKEALQSFIWLVDTLDKDNQLYWQRRCADQLLSEYKGHLKDQIPLLETIYKSQNNPGWARMLDFYLSLLARQTNDPNADQPQPSAEAADSWNDWLRGFRERLAGLVAKMEAMRDKDSAVPVTAVIVPVTPAAPAAKTASN